One stretch of Hymenobacter chitinivorans DSM 11115 DNA includes these proteins:
- a CDS encoding glycosyltransferase family 2 protein: MSKRLSSHFPVELSIVIPLLNEAESLPELTRWINRVLTQHGLTYEVILIDDGSTDASWDVIEELAQTDTHLRGIRFNRNYGKSAALNTGFRETTGRVVCTMDADLQDSPEELPELYRMIVEERYDLVSGWKKKRFDPLSKTIPTKLFNGATRWISGIRLHDFNCGLKAYDQRVVKGIEVYGEMHRYIPVIAKWNGFGRIGEKAVQHQERKYGVTKFGLERFVYGFLDLMSITFVSRFRRRPMHFFGTLGSVSFLVGMLITLWLVIEKVYLAYHNLRARDVTDQPLFFLALVAVILGMQLFLAGFLAEMVQLNGPRRNDYLIRDRINLPD, encoded by the coding sequence TTGAGTAAGCGTTTGTCGTCCCATTTCCCGGTTGAGCTCTCCATCGTCATTCCTTTGCTCAACGAAGCCGAGTCCTTGCCGGAGCTCACGCGCTGGATTAACCGGGTGCTAACCCAGCACGGGCTAACCTATGAGGTGATTCTCATTGACGACGGCTCGACGGATGCTTCCTGGGACGTTATTGAGGAATTAGCCCAAACTGATACCCACCTGCGCGGCATCCGCTTCAACCGCAACTACGGTAAGTCGGCGGCCCTGAACACGGGCTTCCGCGAAACAACCGGCCGGGTGGTGTGCACCATGGATGCCGACCTGCAGGACTCGCCCGAGGAACTGCCCGAGCTCTACCGCATGATTGTGGAGGAGCGCTACGACCTGGTGAGCGGCTGGAAAAAGAAGCGGTTTGATCCGCTGAGCAAAACCATTCCGACCAAGCTCTTCAACGGGGCCACGCGCTGGATTTCGGGCATCAGGCTGCACGACTTCAACTGCGGCCTGAAAGCCTACGACCAGCGCGTGGTCAAGGGCATTGAGGTGTACGGGGAGATGCACCGCTACATTCCGGTGATTGCCAAGTGGAACGGCTTCGGGCGCATCGGCGAGAAGGCCGTGCAGCACCAGGAGCGCAAGTACGGCGTGACCAAGTTCGGGCTGGAGCGCTTCGTGTATGGCTTCCTGGATTTGATGTCCATCACCTTCGTGAGCCGGTTTCGGCGGCGGCCCATGCACTTTTTCGGTACCCTGGGCTCGGTGTCGTTTCTGGTGGGCATGCTCATTACGCTCTGGCTGGTGATTGAGAAGGTATATCTGGCCTACCACAACCTGCGGGCCCGGGACGTGACCGACCAGCCGCTTTTTTTCCTGGCGCTGGTGGCCGTTATTTTGGGTATGCAGCTCTTCCTGGCCGGTTTCCTGGCCGAAATGGTGCAGCTCAACGGCCCGCGGCGCAACGACTACCTGATTCGGGACCGAATAAACTTACCTGACTAA
- a CDS encoding DUF4199 domain-containing protein, giving the protein MENQSTPASSTAVGVRYGLLTGLISVIISFALNVAGLENSPAKWLTLLILIGAIVLAHRAYKQQNGGFMSYGQGLGIGTTLSAVSGVLSAIFTYVYVTIIDTNFIARLMDKTRADMEAKGSMSDEQIDQAMAMTGKFMNGPMMMVSVLIGAVMMGLLASLIISAITKNNRPEFE; this is encoded by the coding sequence ATGGAAAACCAGTCTACTCCTGCTTCTAGCACTGCCGTTGGGGTGCGCTACGGTTTGCTGACCGGCCTGATTTCGGTAATTATTTCTTTTGCGCTGAACGTGGCCGGCCTGGAGAATAGCCCCGCCAAATGGCTCACCTTGCTGATTCTGATTGGCGCCATTGTGCTAGCCCACCGGGCGTACAAGCAGCAGAATGGCGGCTTTATGTCCTACGGGCAGGGCCTCGGGATTGGAACCACGCTGTCGGCCGTGTCAGGCGTGCTGAGCGCCATTTTTACGTATGTTTATGTGACGATAATCGATACCAATTTCATTGCCCGCCTCATGGATAAAACCCGCGCGGACATGGAAGCCAAAGGGTCGATGTCGGATGAGCAGATCGACCAGGCCATGGCCATGACCGGTAAGTTCATGAACGGGCCCATGATGATGGTTTCCGTCCTGATTGGTGCGGTGATGATGGGCCTGCTGGCCAGTTTGATTATCTCGGCCATTACTAAAAACAACCGTCCCGAGTTTGAGTAA
- a CDS encoding DUF4199 domain-containing protein — protein sequence MVLRTALRFGVGAGVLCTAWIAGLLLLGNDPFGPKRLMVIFVPPLAVIASQWFLKRYFQPEGPGLKRAIGTGVLTAVIAASLSGLGVYGLAQVAGPEQVEKSKAAMLKIAEGSRADFLRQPGGKEQYERTIQGLRAVNAQGLAADDFMKKLLFGLLLSFPGGIFLRR from the coding sequence GTGGTTTTGCGTACGGCCCTGCGTTTTGGCGTGGGCGCCGGGGTGCTCTGTACCGCCTGGATAGCCGGGCTGCTGCTGCTCGGCAACGACCCTTTCGGCCCGAAGCGGCTGATGGTCATTTTTGTGCCTCCGCTGGCCGTTATTGCCAGTCAGTGGTTTCTGAAGCGGTACTTTCAGCCCGAGGGTCCGGGCCTGAAGCGCGCTATTGGCACGGGCGTGCTGACGGCCGTAATAGCGGCCTCTCTTTCCGGCTTGGGCGTGTACGGACTAGCGCAGGTGGCCGGCCCCGAACAGGTGGAGAAAAGCAAGGCCGCCATGCTCAAGATTGCCGAAGGCTCCCGGGCGGATTTTCTGCGGCAACCCGGTGGCAAAGAGCAGTACGAACGGACGATTCAGGGCCTCAGGGCGGTAAACGCGCAAGGATTGGCGGCGGATGATTTCATGAAAAAGCTGCTATTTGGGTTGCTGCTGAGCTTCCCCGGTGGCATTTTTCTGCGGCGTTAG